The Puntigrus tetrazona isolate hp1 chromosome 16, ASM1883169v1, whole genome shotgun sequence genome includes a region encoding these proteins:
- the cops7a gene encoding COP9 signalosome complex subunit 7a yields the protein MEVDQLLSLSGSALAQAISSLLETPGLYVFSDILELPNVRELETGPHAPVYRLLNLFAYGTYCDYKERAASLPELTPAQKNKLRHLSIISLASNLKCLPYSLLLQQLELKNVRELEDLLIEAVYSDIIHGKLDQRNQQVEVDCSIGRDLGPNELPNIANTLQEWCAGCEAVLCGIEEQVSRANQYRESQLKVKVQVETEVSNLQKTLKASSASPSSGPAPAGAASNQDADQPAEPRDPASSQEPRQPGKKSSKVKGLRGSGKIWSKSN from the exons aTGGAGGTGGATCAGCTGCTGTCTCTCTCAGGTTCAGCTCTGGCTCAGGCCATCAGCTCTCTGTTGGAAACCCCAGGTCTCTATGTTTTCTCAGACATACTAGAACTGCCCAACGTCCGTGAG CTGGAGACGGGTCCCCACGCTCCAGTGTACCGGCTTCTCAATCTTTTTGCGTATGGAACCTACTGCGACTATAAAG AGAGGGCAGCCTCACTTCCTGAACTCACACCCGCCCAGAAGAACAAACTCCGTCACCTGTCAATCATCAGCCTGGCCTCTAATCTAAAG TGTCTGCCGTATTCACTACTGCTCCAGCAGTTAGAGCTGAAGAATGTGCGTGAGCTGGAAGACCTGCTGATCGAGGCCGTTTACAGCGACATTATCCACGGGAAACTGGACCAGAGGAACCAGCAGGTCGAGGTAGATTGCAGTATAGGTCGAGACCTCGGCCCCAACGAATTACCCAACATTGCCAATACGCTGCAGGAGTG GTGTGCCGGCTGTGAAGCAGTTCTGTGTGGCATTGAGGAGCAGGTGTCAAGAGCCAATCAATACAGAGAAAGCCAACTGAAGGTCAAAGTTCAAGTCGAAAcagag GTATCAAACCTGCAAAAAACCCTCAAGGCAAGTTCAGCTTCCCCATCTTCTGGCCCCGCCCCTGCTGGAGCAGCATCCAATCAAGATGCAGACCAGCCAGCTGAGCCAAGAGACCCTGCCTCCTCTCAGGAACCGCGGCAACCCGGAAAAAAGAGCTCAAAAGTCAAAGg GCTTCGTGGGAGTGGAAAGATTTGGTCAAAGTCAAATTGA
- the si:ch73-86n18.1 gene encoding CD209 antigen-like protein E, producing MEDIENYTSLQEFTEDISHSGNRPILTSQGKQGVHKGTQCLRGQTSLVLLIALLTSVCANIVLGVLLVNSRRSSVAVQPVKSDEPESEPLTLKLTAMQERFSRLCSEYTTLGQTCSKPVIKCRPCPENWLHLEERCYFFSDDKLDWQHSKESCASMGGHLTILHSHQQHHTLESVARNRGGLDYHYWIGLSDIETEGVWKWVDNTVVNTTFWSEWDKEPNNHQSGGIHGEDCAVLDSRSKTWFDVPCDFNYKRICEMDPITIKV from the exons atggAAGATATTGAAAATTACACCAGTTTACAAGAGTTCACAGAGGATATCTCTCATAGTGGAAACAGACCTATACTCACGTCGCAGGGCAAACAag GTGTTCACAAAGGGACGCAGTGTTTGAGGGGACAGACTTCTCTTGTACTGCTCATTGCTCTGCTGACCTCAGTTTGTGCAAACATAGTACTTGGCGTTCTCT TGGTAAACAGTCGCAGATCATCGGTCGCTGTACAGCCAGTCAAGAGTGATGAGCCTGAGTCTGAGCCTCTAACTCTCAAACTCACCGCCATGCAGGAGCGTTTCTCCCGCCTTTGCTCTGAATACACAACCCTTGGACAGACTTGTTCAAAACCGG TGATCAAATGTAGGCCATGCCCAGAAAACTGGCTGCATTTAGAGGAGAGGTGTTATTTCTTTAGTGATGATAAACTTGACTGGCAGCACAGTAAAGAGAGCTGCGCGTCTATGGGCGGCCATCTGACTATACTGCACAGCCATCAACAACAT caCACACTTGAGAGTGTTGCACGCAATCGTGGTGGACTCGACTATCATTACTGGATTGGTTTATCAGACATCGAGACTGAGGGAGTGTGGAAATGGGTGGACAATACGGTGGTTAATACAac GTTCTGGAGTGAATGGGATAAAGAGCCCAATAACCACCAGTCAGGTGGGATTCATGGAGAAGACTGCGCAGTGCTGGACTCACGGTCTAAAACATGGTTTGACGTGCCCTGTGATTTCAATTACAAACGAATATGCGAGATGGATCCCATCACCATTAAAGTTTGA
- the LOC122360687 gene encoding nuclear factor 7, ovary: MASTLSLYLMCPVCLADFDDPVSLPCEHVFCRQCITSYLESHEGAHKCPECRQNFTRQDLKGNRVLRNVVDVVQQQKHKTQKNGQEMLCSEHMEPLKLFCENDQKLVCLICKEGEKHGGHSFKPVKEAMEINEKVVREALKFILHDNKKMGDMIFRQNTEITKSKERAKCLEEKMHAQFNKMHDFLRKKEEEMVKQLQKQASNAEVSMRQNVSFLSKLQINGNTQESILESGLQMSQPERFLEWWSEKAFPFIDTITLSVNKDSKSALPTKFKSRLNGTRVIPDHFTLGPYETDMPLIVWRDMLGSVKQDLSDTSTIDKDLKLNIKKETHLPSQGEDYFVKFQKFPNGYKDNYVENIQPGQVYWEVDVGAEAGWEHGLTVRYYPKEKRASVWQTLFSKSFENISLSVKNDRLYVLKGGEETPVVTQIIPSRVGVHVDSEKGQVVFCNADNMSLLHTVWCGDK; the protein is encoded by the exons ATGGCTTCAACACTTTCTCTCTACCTCATGTGTCCAGTGTGTTTGGCTGATTTCGACGATCCAGTAAGTTTACCTTGTGAGCACGTTTTCTGCCGACAGTGTATTACAAGTTATTTGGAATCGCATGAAGGTGCTCACAAATGCCCGGAATGCAGACAAAACTTCACCAGACAGGATCTTAAAGGTAACCGAGTGCTGAGAAATGTTGTGGACGTCGTACAGCAGCAAAAACACAAGACTCAGAAGAACGGTCAAGAAATGCTATGCTCTGAGCATATGGAGCCACTTAAACTTTTCTGTGAGAATGACCAGAAATTGGTTTGCCTTATCTGCAAGGAAGGAGAGAAACACGGTGGACACAGTTTCAAGCCTGTAAAAGAAGCCATGGAGATCAATGAg AAGGTGGTGAGAGAAGCACTGAAATTCATTTtacatgacaacaaaaaaatgggTGACATGATCTTCCGTCAGAACACTGAAATCACAAAGTCTAAG GAAAGGGCCAAATGTCTCGAGGAAAAGATGCATGCTCAGTTTAACAAAATGCATGACTTCTTGAGGAAAAAGGAGGAAGAGATGGTAAAGCAACTCCAGAAACAAGCAAGCAATGCTGAAGTATCAATGAGgcaaaatgtatcttttttatCAAAGTTGCAAATAAATGGAAACACCCAGGAGTCCATATTGGAGTCAGGACTACAGATGAGCCAACCTGAGAGGTTTTTAGAG TGGTGGAGTGAAAAAGCCTTCCCTTTCATTGATACAATCACACTCAGTGTGAACAAAGATAGCAAGTCTGCTCTGCCAACCAA ATTTAAGTCAAGACTTAATGGTACTCGAGTGATTCCTGACCACTTCACCCTGGGCCCTTATGAAACTGACATGCCGCTGATTGTTTGGAGAGACATGCTAGGCTCCGTTAAACAAG accTATCAGATACATCTACAATAGACAAAGACCTAAAACTGAACATCAAAAAAGAAACCCATCTGCCGTCTCAAGGGGAAGATTACTTTGTCAAATTCCAAAAGTTTCCCAATGGTTATAAGGACAATTATGTGGAAAACATACAACCTGGTCAGGTGTACTGGGAGGTCGATGTAGGGGCTGAAGCAGGATGGGAACATGGACTTACAGTTAGATATTACCCAAAGGAGAAAAGAGCTTCTGTCTGGCAGACGCTGTTTTCTAAAAGTTTTGAGAACATATCTCTTTCTGTAAAGAATGACAGACTGTATGTTTTAAAGGGAGGGGAAGAAACCCCAGTCGTCACTCAGATTATACCCAGCAGAGTCGGGGTTCATGTGGACAGTGAGAAAGGTCAGGTTGTGTTTTGCAATGCGGACAATATGTCTCTCCTTCACACGGTGTGGTGTGGagataaatag
- the trim108 gene encoding tripartite motif containing 108, whose amino-acid sequence MHSDLSLQIKCSVCLSDFTDPVTLSCEHSFCRKCITGHMQASLGPSACPECKCPYGEENLRSSRLLREMTSTVREHLAELKLDESAPRERKTTIKLSEMEGMLMCPEHEEKFKLFCETDQKLVCVICRDGDKHKGHVFTPVKEAEQISKGELKTALGFLAKENGQMDYMIQQQTTEITKTEEKSKTLSAQISAQFEEMHQFLKQKEDEVKKQLEKKERKVIEIMQNNQFVINRRFTENKEKEIILQSALEINQPDHFLQWWNEKGFPMTTNMKQKANITPSNIKYMSRVKDLTVLPDSLFLGPHETHLQFFVWKEMLGSIKPVPESLTLKNPRQSYLKVSPGGARIRQADRITGLYKNFNPGTVSQENYQTGQHYWEIEVGEKPDWTVGVKMGAAESEILLHLKHSRGYVLSCDGKDTSMNTRHKPQKIGLYLDCDRKQVSFYNADNMSCLVQISYSSKQPCCLTLAPGLYLDGMNTDPLTVCSYEFITGKN is encoded by the exons atgcattcagatttGTCTTTACAAATAAAGTGCTCCGTGTGCTTGAGCGATTTCACCGACCCAGTTACACTTTCTTGCGAACACTCTTTCTGCAGGAAATGCATCACGGGCCACATGCAAGCCAGTCTGGGACCGAGCGCCTGTCCAGAATGCAAATGTCCTTATGGCGAAGAAAACCTGAGATCCAGCCGTTTATTGAGGGAGATGACCTCCACTGTGAGAGAGCACCTTGCCGAGCTAAAACTGGATGAGTCTGCAcccagagaaagaaaaacaactatTAAGCTCTCAGAAATGGAAGGGATGTTGATGTGTCCGGAACACGAAGAGAAATTTAAACTGTTCTGTGAGACTGATCAGAAGCTGGTGTGTGTCATCTGCAGGGATGGAGACAAACATAAAGGACACGTCTTTACACCAGTGAAAGAAGCTGAACAGATCAGCAAG gGTGAGCTAAAGACTGCACTGGGTTTTCTTGCCAAAGAAAATGGACAGATGGATTACATGATCCAACAACAGACAACTGAGATCACCAAAACTGAG GAGAAATCCAAAACTTTATCAGCCCAGATCTCTGCTCAGTTTGAAGAAATGCACCAgttcttaaaacaaaaagaagatgAGGTGAAGAAACAGTTGGAGAAGAAGGAGAGGAAAGTTATAGAAATCATGCAGAATAACCAGTTTGTGATAAACAGACGGTTCACGGAGAACAAAGAAAAGGAGATTATTCTGCAATCAGCTCTTGAGATTAACCAACCTGATCACTTTCTGCAG TGGTGGAATGAAAAAGGATTTCCAATGACAACAAACATGAAGCAGAAAGCCAACATCACACCATCAAATATCAA GTACATGTCAAGGGTGAAAGATCTTACTGTTCTTCCTGACTCTCTCTTTCTTGGCCCTCATGAAACTCACCTGCAGTTCTTTGTGTGGAAGGAGATGCTGGGATCCATCAAACCAG TTCCTGAGAGTTTGACCCTGAAAAATCCTAGACagtcatatttaaaagtatctCCAGGGGGAGCCAGAATCCGACAAGCTGACAGAATAACAGGTCTGTATAAAAACTTCAACCCTGGTACAGTTTCACAGGAAAACTACCAAACCGGCCAGCACTACTGGGAAATAGAGGTCGGAGAAAAGCCAGACTGGACCGTGGGAGTTAAGATGGGTGCAGCAGAGAGTGAGATCCTGCTCCACCTTAAACACAGTAGAGGATACGTTCTGTCCTGTGATGGAAAGGACACTTCAATGAATACTCGACACAAACCACAGAAAATAGGGTTGTATCTGGACTGTGACAGAAAGCAGGTGTCGTTCTATAACGCTGACAACATGTCTTGCTTGGTCCAGATCAGCTACAGCTCAAAGCAGCCTTGCTGTCTTACTCTGGCTCCAGGACTTTATCTGGATGGGATGAACACTGATCCTCTCACTGTCTGCTCGTATGAGTTTATCACTGGCAAAAACTAA
- the LOC122359819 gene encoding nuclear factor 7, brain-like, with protein sequence MAKLLMCSDHDEKLKLFCETCQKLVCVICRDGDKHARHMFKPVKEAAHISKMELKAALDFLDEENGQFKYLINKQKYEITKTENESKTLLAKISAQFEEMHRFLQKKEAEVKKQLENEEKKVVEVMQNNLSLIDLRFTESKKNEDILQPALESDQPEHFLQWWSETGFQQTEAMQTDRRIPSKYISKVKDLIACTGSFFLGPHETHLQFFVWKEMLGSIRPVPEGLTLKDPKSTYLKVSPGGARIRQADRITGLYKNFNPGTVSQENYQTGQHYWEIEVGEKPDWTVGVKMGAAESEILLHLKHSRGYVLSCDGKDTSMNTRHKPQKIGLYLDCDRKQVSFYNADNMSCLVQISYSSKQPCCLTLAPGLYLDGMNTDPLTVCSYDHFN encoded by the exons ATGGCAAAGTTGCTGATGTGTTCTGATCACGATGAGAAGCTTAAACTGTTCTGTGAGACTTGTCAGAAGCTGGTGTGTGTCATCTGCCGGGATGGAGACAAGCATGCAAGACACATGTTTAAACCAGTGAAAGAAGCTGCACATATCAGCAAG ATGGAGCTTAAGGCTGCTTTAGATTTTCTTGATGAAGAAAATGGacaattcaaatatttgatcaacaaacagaaatatgaGATCACTAAAACTGAG aaTGAATCCAAAACCCTATTAGCAAAGATCTCTGCTCAGTTTGAAGAAATGCACcggtttttacaaaaaaaagaagcagaggTGAAGAAACAGTTGGAGAACGAGGAGAAGAAAGTTGTAGAAGTCATGCAGAATAACCTGTCCCTGATCGACTTAAGGTTTACAGAGAGCAAAAAGAACGAGGATATTCTGCAACCAGCCTTGGAGTCTGATCAGCCCGAACACTTTCTACAG TGGTGGAGTGAAACAGGATTTCAACAGACGGAGGCCATGCAGACAGATAGAAGGATACCATCCAA GTATATATCAAAGGTGAAGGATCTTATTGCATGCACTGGTTCCTTCTTTCTTGGCCCCCATGAAACTCATCTGCAGTTCTTTGTGTGGAAAGAGATGTTGGGATCCATCAGACCAG TTCCTGAGGGCTTGACCCTAAAAGATCCTAAAAGCACATATTTAAAAGTGTCTCCAGGGGGAGCCAGAATCCGACAAGCTGACAGAATAACAGGTCTGTATAAAAACTTCAACCCTGGTACAGTTTCACAGGAAAACTACCAAACCGGCCAGCACTACTGGGAAATAGAGGTCGGAGAAAAGCCAGACTGGACCGTGGGAGTTAAGATGGGTGCAGCAGAGAGTGAGATCCTGCTCCACCTTAAACACAGTAGAGGATACGTTCTGTCCTGTGATGGAAAGGACACTTCAATGAATACTCGACACAAACCACAGAAAATAGGGTTGTATCTGGACTGTGACAGAAAGCAGGTGTCGTTCTATAACGCTGACAACATGTCTTGCTTGGTCCAGATCAGCTACAGCTCAAAGCAGCCTTGCTGTCTTACTCTGGCTCCAGGACTTTATCTGGATGGGATGAACACTGATCCTCTCACTGTCTGCTCGTACGATCATTTCAATTAG